One Glycine soja cultivar W05 chromosome 2, ASM419377v2, whole genome shotgun sequence genomic region harbors:
- the LOC114399013 gene encoding auxin transporter-like protein 1, which yields MLPQKQGEETIMSNLNETTIERGEEREEENVGGGGGGSHSSLKSILWHGGSAYDAWFSCASNQVAQVLLTLPYSFSQLGMLSGIVFQIFYGIMGSWTAYLISILYIEYRTRKEKESVSFKNHVIQWFEVLEGLLGPYWKAIGLAFNCTFLLFGSVIQLIACASNIYLINDHLDKRTWTYIFGACCATTVFVPSFHNYRIWSFLGLGMTTYTAWYMTIAAIAHGQVENVIHTGPKKLVLYFTGATNILYTFGGHAVTVEIMHAMWKPQKFKYIYLYATLYVFTLTIPSSVAVYWAFGDELLDHSNAFSILPRSGWRDTAVILMLIHQFITFGFACTPLYFVWEKVIKMHDTKSLCLRALARLPVVIPIWFFAIIFPFFGPINSAVGALLVTFTVYVIPASAHMLTYKSASARQNAVEKLPFFIPNWTTMYLVNAFVVVWVLVVGFGFGGWASMTNFVKQVDTFGLFAKCYQCPPKLPASNNTKLHH from the exons ATGTTACCCCAGAAGCAAGGTGAAGAAACCATAATGTCAAACCTTAACGAAACAACGATCGAGCGtggtgaagagagagaggaagagaacgtgggtggtggtggtggtggttcaCATTCCAGTTTGAAAAGCATTCTCTGGCATGGTGGGTCTGCTTATGATGCATGGTTCAGCTGTGCCTCAAATCAG GTTGCCCAGGTTCTACTAACACTGCCATACTCTTTTTCTCAGCTGGGAATGCTTTCTGGCATCGTATTCCAAATCTTCTATGGAATAATGGGAAGTTGGACTGCTTATCTGATTAGCATTCTGTACATCGAGTACAGGAccagaaaagagaaagagagtgtCAGCTTCAAAAACCATGTCATTCAG tgGTTTGAAGTGCTGGAAGGTTTACTGGGTCCATACTGGAAAGCCATTGGCTTGGCCTTCAATTGCACTTTTCTCCTCTTTGGATCCGTTATCCAGCTTATTGCTTGTGCAAG TAACATATACCTCATAAATGACCACTTGGATAAGAGGACCTGGACTTACATATTCGGAGCTTGCTGTGCCACAACAGTATTCGTACCTTCATTTCACAACTATAGAATTTGGTCTTTCCTTGGCCTTGGCATGACCACTTACACAGCTTGGTACATGACCATTGCAGCCATTGCTCATGGCCAG GTTGAAAATGTGATTCACACTGGCCCAAAAAAATTGGTATTGTATTTCACGGGAGCCACCAACATTCTCTACACTTTCGGCGGGCACGCCGTCACAGT GGAAATCATGCATGCAATGTGGAAACCTCAAAAGTTCAAATATATCTATCTTTATGCTACCCTTTATGTATTCACACTCACCATACCATCTTCTGTTGCCGTTTACTGGGCCTTTGGTGACGAACTCCTGGACCACTCCAATGCTTTCTCTATTCTTCCCCGCTCTGGTTGGCGCGATACCGCTGTCATCTTAATGCTCATTCATCAG TTCATCACTTTTGGATTTGCTTGCACACCATTGTATTTTGTGTGGGAGAAAGTGATAAAAATGCATGACACAAAGAGCCTATGTTTGAGGGCACTTGCTAGGTTGCCTGTGGTGATACCAATATGGTTTTTTGCtattattttccctttctttggtcctATTAACTCTGCTGTGGGGGCTCTTCTGGTTACCTTCACCGTCTATGTCATCCCTGCTTCTGCTCATATGCTCACTTACAAATCTGCTTCTGCCCGACAG AATGCTGTTGAGAAATTACCCTTCTTCATCCCAAATTGGACAACAATGTATTTGGTGAATGCATTTGTGGTGGTGTGGGTTCTAGTggttggatttggatttggagGGTGGGCTAGCATGACAAACTTCGTCAAACAGGTTGACACATTTGGACTCTTTGCCAAGTGCTACCAGTGCCCGCCAAAACTCCCAGCTTCCAACAACACAAAGCTGCAtcattga
- the LOC114399024 gene encoding uncharacterized protein LOC114399024, translating into MASRARQNKKNKMQDITRMDAAVDAMRPLGFRTQLILRTVNELLDVYGGNQGWCFIEEAYYKLLMEALLSKQQGSAEDKDGARRDDVVNGTSSVGISEVGSSGMVTQDTPIYTSDCLGSSSQANASLGNLETDVGNLAVQADSGGNEQDMMNKPENEIKTADNVKGSKDSTIANNIESTSVKTPMIQSSEAFDHRPCRCPPEGCHGWIDDDDDDDDDDDDLIHFPVPPLFRQIEKMIVQVEPQSISGRKRK; encoded by the exons ATGGCATCAAGAGCAAGACAAAACAAGAAG AACAAGATGCAGGATATCACGCGCATGGATGCTGCTGTGGACGCAATGCGTCCACTTGGATTTAGGACACAACTGATTCTACGAACGGTTAATGAACTTCTCGAT GTGTATGGTGGAAATCAAGGATGGTGCTTTATTGAAGAGGCCTATTACAAGCTCCTAATGGAGGCCCTACTTAGCAAACAACAAGGTTCTGCAGAAGATAAG GATGGTGCAAGAAGGGATGATGTTGTTAATGGGACATCATCAGTTGGGATTTCTGAAGTTGGCTCTTCTGGCATGGTGACTCAGGACACTCCAATTTATACCAGTGATTGTTTGGGCTCTTCATCTCAAGCCAATGCATCACTTGGCAATCTAGAAACTG ATGTTGGGAATTTGGCTGTGCAAGCCGATAGTGGAGGAAATGAACAAGACATGATGAATAAGCCTGAAAATGAGATAAAGACTGCAGATAATGTCAAAGGAAGCAAGGATAGCACCATTGCCAACAACATTGAGAGCACTTCTGTCAAGACTCCTATGATTCAATCTTCAGAAGCATTTGATCATCGTCCATGCCGTTGCCCTCCTGAAGGTTGCCATGGATggattgatgatgatgatgacgacgacgacgacgacgatgACCTTATCCACTTTCCAGTCCcaccattatttagacaaattgAGAAGATGATTGTGCAAGTTGAACCGCAGAGTATTAGTGGGAGAAAGCGCAAGTAG